The following coding sequences lie in one Mus musculus strain C57BL/6J chromosome 11, GRCm38.p6 C57BL/6J genomic window:
- the Olfr30 gene encoding olfactory receptor 30, translating into MGSEHWNYSTAGFVLTSLFNNSQTHLFLFSMVMLVYILAMAGNTAMVLLIWMDTRLHTPMYFLLSQLSFLDIFFTSVTVPKMIVGFLFGWTSISFGGCGAQMFFFMFLGAAECLLLALMAYDRYVAICNPLRYPVLMSRRVCLLMVVASWLGGSLNASIQTSLTLQFPYCGSRKISHFFCEVPSLLMLACADTEAYKQVLFVTGVVVLLVPITFITASYALILAAVLRMHSVEGRQKALATCSSHLTVVNLFYGPLVYTYMLPASYHSPGQDDVVSVFYTVLTPMLNPVIYSLRNKEVTGAMKKAMRRCGVNRNA; encoded by the coding sequence ATGGGCAGCGAGCACTGGAACTACTCCACCGCTGGCTTTGTGCTGACAAGCCTTTTTAACAACAGCCAGACACACCTGTTCCTGTTCAGCATGGTGATGTTGGTCTACATCCTTGCTATGGCAGGCAACACGGCCATGGTCCTTCTGATTTGGATGGACACCCGACTCCACACCCCCATGTACTTCCTCCTCAGCCAGCTGTCCTTCCTGGACATCTTCTTTACATCTGTCACTGTCCCCAAGATGATAGTAGGCTTTCTCTTTGGTTGGACGAGCATCTCTTTCGGAGGTTGTGGGGCACAGATGTTTTTCTTCATGTTCTTGGGGGCTGCAGAGTGCCTCCTGCTGGCCCTCATGGCTTATGACCGTTACGTGGCTATCTGCAACCCTCTGCGATACCCAGTGCTCATGAGCCGCCGGGTGTGCCTGCTCATGGTCGTGGCCTCCTGGTTGGGAGGGTCCCTCAACGCCTCCATTCAGACTTCTCTGACCCTTCAGTTCCCCTACTGTGGATCACGGAAGATCTCCCACTTCTTCTGTGAGGTGCCCTCGCTGCTGATGCTGGCCTGTGCAGACACAGAAGCCTACAAGCAGGTACTATTTGTGACGGGTGTGGTGGTCCTCCTGGTGCCTATTACCTTCATTACAGCCTCCTATGCCCTCATCCTGGCTGCTGTGCTCCGGATGCACTCTGTGGAGGGGCGTCAGAAGGCCCTGGCCACATGCTCCTCCCACCTGACAGTCGTCAATCTCTTCTATGGGCCCCTTGTCTACACCTACATGTTACCTGCTTCCTATCACTCGCCGGGCCAAGACgatgtagtatctgtcttttaCACGGTTCTCACGCCCATGCTGAACCCCGTCATCTACAGCCTCAGGAACAAGGAAGTTACAGGAgccatgaagaaagcaatgaggaGGTGTGGCGTCAATAGAAATGCCTGA